Genomic segment of Methanobrevibacter sp.:
ATGCTTGTAGAAGTAGCAAAAACCCAAGAAGACGAAGTCGGTGACGGAACTACTACTGCAGTTATCATTGCTGGAGAATTATTAAAAAAATCCGAAAATTTACTTGACTCTGACATTCACCCAACTATCATAGCTATGGGATACAGAAAAGCAGCAGAAAAAGCACAAGAAATCTTAGATGAAATTGCAATCGATGATGTGGACTCTGAAACCTTAATGAAAGTAGCTATGACTGCTATGACTGGAAAAGGAACTGAAGCAGCACGTGAACCATTAGCAAAATTAATCGTAGATGCTGTAGAAGCAGTAGAAGAAGACGGCGTAGTTGACACAGACAACATCAAAATCGAGAAAAAGGATGGAGCTGTTGTTGAAGAATCCAACTTAGTTGAAGGTGTAATTGTAGACAAAGAAAGAGTACACCCAGGTATGC
This window contains:
- a CDS encoding TCP-1/cpn60 chaperonin family protein; this encodes MAQGQPIFILPEGTNRSVGRDAQRNNILAGKVLAETVRTTLGPKGMDKMLVDGLGDIVVTNDGVTILKEMDIEHPAAKMLVEVAKTQEDEVGDGTTTAVIIAGELLKKSENLLDSDIHPTIIAMGYRKAAEKAQEILDEIAIDDVDSETLMKVAMTAMTGKGTEAAREPLAKLIVDAVEAVEEDGVVDTDNIKIEKKDGAVVEESNLVEGVIVDKERVHPGMPSEIKDAKIALVNAPLEVKETEMDAEITITDPAQ